A region from the Algoriphagus machipongonensis genome encodes:
- the glmM gene encoding phosphoglucosamine mutase: MSLIKSISGIRGTIGGKAGEGLTPLDVVKFTSAYGSWVLENTGNPKIIIGRDARISGEMISKLVSATLQGMGIHVVDLGLSTTPTVEFAVPLEKAGGGIILTASHNPIQWNALKLLNAKGEFISDAEGKSILEKAEKEDFTFAEVKKLGEYTQIDDYIDRHIQHVLDLELVDKEAIAARNFKIVVDAVNSTGGIAVPKLLKALGVTEVEEMYCTPDGHFPHNPEPLPENLRDISQKLDKGSFDLGIVVDPDVDRLAFINEDGSAFGEEYTLVAVADYVLSKTNGNTVSNLSSTRALRDVTEKHGGVYTASAVGEVNVVNQMKAVDAIIGGEGNGGIIYPTSHYGRDALVGIGLFLTHLANFGKTISRLRASYPNYYISKNKIELTPEINVDRILDKIKRKYEKHPINDIDGVKIEFEKEWVHLRKSNTEPIIRIYSESESEATAEHLAKKIMQDIKEIVSESLI, translated from the coding sequence GTGTCGTTAATCAAATCTATCTCTGGGATCAGAGGTACAATAGGAGGTAAAGCAGGAGAAGGTCTGACTCCCTTAGATGTCGTAAAATTCACTTCAGCATATGGTTCTTGGGTACTGGAAAACACCGGTAATCCAAAAATCATTATCGGAAGAGATGCGAGAATCTCTGGTGAGATGATTTCAAAGTTGGTTTCCGCCACCCTTCAAGGGATGGGGATTCATGTTGTAGATCTGGGATTGAGCACTACCCCAACCGTGGAATTTGCTGTTCCACTGGAAAAAGCCGGCGGTGGCATCATCTTGACTGCCAGCCACAATCCAATTCAATGGAACGCATTAAAACTTTTAAATGCGAAAGGCGAATTTATCTCGGATGCTGAAGGAAAAAGCATTTTGGAGAAAGCCGAAAAAGAAGATTTCACTTTTGCAGAAGTAAAAAAATTAGGCGAATACACTCAGATTGACGACTACATAGACCGTCATATCCAACATGTTCTGGATTTAGAGTTAGTGGACAAGGAAGCCATTGCCGCCAGAAACTTCAAAATAGTGGTAGACGCTGTCAACTCCACAGGAGGGATAGCTGTACCGAAATTACTGAAGGCTTTAGGAGTAACTGAGGTAGAAGAAATGTACTGTACGCCTGATGGGCATTTCCCTCATAACCCTGAACCATTACCTGAAAACCTTCGAGACATCTCTCAGAAGTTGGATAAAGGAAGTTTTGACCTCGGGATCGTGGTAGATCCTGATGTAGATAGACTGGCTTTTATCAATGAAGATGGCTCAGCTTTCGGAGAAGAGTACACCTTAGTGGCAGTGGCAGACTATGTGCTTTCTAAAACAAATGGGAATACTGTCTCCAATTTAAGTTCGACCAGGGCATTGAGAGATGTAACCGAAAAGCATGGGGGAGTTTACACTGCTTCAGCAGTTGGGGAAGTAAATGTTGTAAACCAAATGAAAGCAGTAGATGCAATCATTGGTGGTGAAGGAAACGGTGGGATTATTTACCCTACCTCACATTATGGAAGAGATGCTTTGGTAGGTATTGGCTTGTTTTTGACTCACCTGGCAAATTTTGGTAAGACCATTTCCCGATTGAGAGCCAGCTATCCTAATTACTACATCTCCAAAAACAAAATTGAGCTTACTCCAGAAATCAACGTAGACAGGATTTTAGATAAGATCAAGAGGAAATATGAGAAGCATCCCATTAACGATATCGATGGTGTAAAAATCGAGTTTGAAAAAGAATGGGTACATTTGCGAAAATCTAACACTGAGCCGATTATCAGGATATACTCAGAGTCTGAGTCTGAAGCGACTGCAGAACATCTGGCAAAGAAAATCATGCAGGATATCAAAGAGATCGTCAGCGAGTCTCTTATCTAG
- the mazG gene encoding nucleoside triphosphate pyrophosphohydrolase — MSNLSTRAEKLEAFDRLLTIMDELRAQCPWDKKQTTESLRHLTIEETFELSDAILEGNPEEIKKELGDILLHIVFYAKIGSEEETFDIKTMIDSLCEKLIRRHPHIYGDESAENDTEVKQNWEKIKLKEKGNVSVLGGVPKSLPALIKAMRIQDKARGVGFDWEEKSQVWEKVEEEMQEFKEEFNVADNAPIDKAKASGEFGDLLFSLINYARFIEIDPEEALERTNLKFIKRFQYLESAAKEAGKNLADMTLSEMDVFWNEAKAK; from the coding sequence ATGTCTAATTTGAGTACCAGAGCCGAAAAGCTTGAAGCATTTGACCGATTATTAACCATCATGGATGAGCTTCGTGCTCAATGCCCTTGGGATAAAAAGCAAACTACTGAAAGTCTGAGGCATTTGACAATCGAAGAAACCTTTGAATTATCCGATGCGATATTGGAAGGAAATCCGGAGGAAATTAAAAAAGAGCTGGGAGATATTCTCTTGCACATTGTCTTTTATGCCAAGATTGGTTCCGAAGAAGAGACCTTCGATATCAAAACGATGATCGATTCTCTTTGTGAAAAATTAATCAGGAGACATCCGCATATCTATGGTGACGAATCTGCAGAAAACGATACTGAGGTCAAACAGAATTGGGAAAAGATAAAACTGAAGGAAAAGGGCAATGTTTCTGTACTAGGAGGCGTTCCAAAATCACTTCCAGCTTTAATAAAAGCCATGAGAATTCAGGATAAAGCGCGGGGAGTAGGATTTGACTGGGAAGAGAAAAGTCAAGTTTGGGAGAAGGTCGAGGAGGAAATGCAGGAATTTAAAGAGGAGTTTAATGTAGCAGATAATGCTCCTATTGATAAAGCCAAGGCTTCGGGTGAGTTTGGTGATCTCCTATTTTCTTTGATCAATTATGCTCGCTTTATCGAGATTGATCCAGAAGAAGCCTTAGAAAGAACCAATCTCAAGTTTATCAAGCGATTTCAATATTTAGAAAGTGCTGCGAAAGAAGCAGGAAAAAATTTAGCTGATATGACTTTGTCCGAAATGGATGTGTTTTGGAATGAAGCAAAAGCAAAGTGA
- a CDS encoding RidA family protein, translating to MANQIIYTKEAPAPIGPYSQAVLAGNTLYVSGQIPLDPDTGELINENITEETHAVMKNLEAVLRAAGFSFSDVVKCTIFIKSMDEFGTINDAYGQYFKTNPPARETVEVSKLPKNVNVEISCIATK from the coding sequence ATGGCAAATCAGATTATTTACACAAAAGAAGCTCCTGCTCCTATCGGACCCTATTCTCAGGCCGTATTGGCAGGAAATACCCTTTATGTTTCAGGCCAAATCCCCTTGGACCCTGATACCGGTGAATTGATTAATGAAAACATTACCGAAGAGACACATGCGGTGATGAAAAATCTCGAGGCAGTGTTGAGGGCGGCAGGTTTTTCCTTTTCAGATGTGGTAAAATGCACGATTTTTATCAAAAGTATGGATGAGTTTGGTACGATCAATGACGCTTATGGGCAATACTTCAAAACAAACCCTCCGGCCAGAGAAACAGTTGAAGTAAGTAAGCTTCCAAAAAATGTAAATGTGGAAATATCCTGTATTGCAACTAAATAA
- the fumC gene encoding class II fumarate hydratase — MSIRIEKDTMGPVEVPADKYWGAQTQRSINNFKIGGEKNQMPIEIIRAFAILKKAAAFTNAELGVLDSTKADAIASVCDEILEGKLDDQFPLVVWQTGSGTQSNMNTNEVIAYRAHVKLGGSLEDAKKKIHPNDDVNKSQSSNDTFPTAMHIAAYKMVVETTLPGMEKLRNTLQSKVESFQEVVKIGRTHFMDATPLTLGQEFSGYVAQLDHGIRAIKNTLSHLSELALGGTAVGTGLNTPAGYSELVAKKIAEISDQPFVTAPNKFEALAAHDAMVETHGALKQVAVSLMKIANDIRMLSSGPRSGIGEILIPENEPGSSIMPGKVNPTQVEALTMVAAQVMGNDVAITIGGATGQFELNVFKPLIAANFLQSARLIGDACVSFNDNCAVGIKPNMPMIKRHLENSLMLVTALNTHIGYENAAAIAKKAHKEGTSLREAAIALDLLTSEQFDEWVRPEDMTGSLK; from the coding sequence ATGAGCATACGTATCGAGAAAGACACGATGGGGCCTGTAGAGGTGCCTGCTGACAAATACTGGGGCGCCCAAACTCAGAGATCTATCAATAATTTCAAAATTGGTGGAGAAAAAAATCAAATGCCCATCGAAATTATTCGTGCTTTTGCAATATTGAAAAAAGCTGCTGCTTTTACCAATGCAGAGCTTGGCGTTTTAGATTCCACAAAAGCTGATGCAATTGCTTCAGTTTGTGATGAAATCCTGGAAGGTAAATTAGATGATCAGTTTCCACTAGTTGTTTGGCAAACTGGTTCTGGTACCCAGTCTAATATGAATACCAACGAAGTGATTGCTTATAGAGCTCACGTGAAATTGGGTGGTTCTCTTGAGGATGCCAAAAAGAAAATCCATCCCAACGATGATGTAAATAAATCTCAGTCTTCCAATGATACTTTTCCAACGGCCATGCATATCGCTGCCTACAAAATGGTTGTGGAAACCACATTGCCAGGAATGGAGAAGTTGAGAAACACGCTTCAGTCGAAAGTTGAATCTTTCCAAGAGGTGGTGAAGATTGGTAGAACGCACTTCATGGATGCTACACCTCTTACTCTAGGACAAGAATTTAGTGGTTATGTAGCTCAACTTGATCATGGAATCAGAGCGATCAAAAACACCTTATCACATCTTTCTGAGTTAGCTTTAGGAGGTACTGCAGTGGGAACTGGTTTGAATACACCCGCCGGGTACTCTGAATTAGTGGCTAAAAAGATTGCTGAAATTTCGGATCAGCCATTTGTTACAGCACCTAATAAATTTGAAGCACTAGCGGCTCATGATGCTATGGTAGAAACTCATGGTGCGCTAAAGCAAGTTGCTGTTAGCTTGATGAAAATTGCCAATGACATTAGAATGCTTTCTTCAGGACCTAGATCAGGAATCGGTGAGATCTTGATTCCTGAAAATGAGCCGGGTTCTTCTATCATGCCAGGAAAAGTAAATCCTACTCAGGTGGAAGCCTTGACCATGGTGGCAGCTCAAGTAATGGGAAATGATGTAGCGATTACTATTGGTGGAGCGACAGGACAATTTGAATTGAACGTATTTAAGCCATTGATCGCAGCAAACTTCTTACAGTCTGCAAGATTGATTGGAGATGCTTGCGTTTCCTTCAATGATAATTGTGCTGTGGGTATTAAGCCAAACATGCCGATGATCAAAAGACATCTTGAGAATTCCCTGATGCTTGTAACAGCATTGAATACTCATATCGGATATGAAAATGCAGCAGCTATTGCCAAGAAAGCGCACAAAGAAGGGACAAGTCTTAGAGAAGCAGCGATCGCATTAGACTTGTTAACCTCTGAGCAGTTTGATGAGTGGGTACGTCCAGAAGATATGACTGGAAGCTTGAAATAA
- a CDS encoding dicarboxylate/amino acid:cation symporter, with protein MLKKIPLHTQIIIGLVLGLIFGLVVIKTAIPNSFTLDYIKPIGTIFINSLKMIAVPLVFASLIVGVSNLGDISKLSRIGGKTILTYLLTTVVAISIGLILVNIFAPGKSLPPETRESLMTLYEGDAGSRVGQAAELQQQSPLQPLVDIVPQNVFQAATDNGAMLQVVFFAIIVGVSLLKIQKSKAEPVIAFFDGMNDVIIQIVNYIMLIAPYGVFALMASLIVEIAGDNPESAVQLLLALLKYSLVVVAGLFTMILVIYPSILMSFTKVKYKDFFKAIRPAQLLAFSTSSSSATLPVTMKQVEEELGVSEEISSFVLPLGATVNMDGTSLYQGVAAVFIAQALGMDLTLTQQLMIVLTATLASIGSAGVPGAGLIMLIIVLESIGVPAAGIALIIAPDRILDMFRTVVNVTGDATVCTIVASTEGELPDGLIRKSNPLTPNQ; from the coding sequence ATGTTGAAAAAAATACCCTTACACACTCAAATCATCATAGGCCTAGTCCTGGGTTTAATCTTTGGATTAGTGGTGATCAAAACTGCTATCCCTAATTCATTCACTCTGGATTACATAAAACCTATAGGAACGATCTTTATCAACTCCCTGAAAATGATCGCTGTTCCCTTGGTTTTCGCCTCACTGATTGTAGGGGTTTCCAACTTAGGAGATATTTCAAAATTAAGTCGAATTGGTGGTAAAACGATATTAACCTATTTACTGACTACGGTGGTAGCTATTTCCATCGGTCTAATTCTGGTAAATATCTTTGCTCCAGGTAAAAGCTTACCTCCAGAAACCAGGGAAAGCTTAATGACTTTGTATGAGGGGGATGCTGGTTCTAGAGTAGGACAGGCAGCCGAACTACAACAGCAAAGTCCATTACAGCCTTTGGTAGATATTGTACCACAAAACGTTTTCCAAGCAGCAACAGACAATGGAGCCATGCTTCAGGTTGTTTTCTTTGCAATTATCGTCGGAGTTTCCTTATTGAAGATTCAGAAATCCAAAGCAGAACCCGTCATAGCATTCTTCGACGGAATGAATGATGTGATCATACAAATAGTTAATTACATCATGCTGATTGCCCCTTATGGTGTTTTTGCTTTGATGGCATCACTAATAGTGGAGATTGCTGGAGATAATCCAGAATCTGCAGTTCAATTGCTTCTAGCTTTATTGAAATATAGCTTGGTCGTGGTAGCAGGGTTATTTACCATGATATTGGTAATTTATCCTTCCATTTTAATGTCTTTCACCAAAGTGAAATACAAGGATTTTTTCAAAGCAATTCGCCCAGCTCAACTATTGGCGTTTTCCACAAGTTCAAGTTCTGCAACATTACCCGTGACCATGAAGCAGGTAGAAGAAGAGCTTGGAGTTTCTGAAGAGATTTCAAGTTTCGTGCTTCCCTTGGGAGCTACCGTCAACATGGACGGTACAAGTCTCTATCAAGGTGTTGCAGCAGTATTCATTGCTCAGGCATTAGGAATGGACTTGACCCTTACACAGCAATTGATGATCGTATTAACAGCCACTTTAGCTTCCATTGGGTCTGCAGGTGTGCCTGGAGCAGGATTGATTATGCTAATCATTGTTCTTGAATCTATTGGTGTCCCAGCGGCTGGCATTGCCCTGATCATTGCTCCTGATAGAATATTGGATATGTTTAGAACGGTCGTAAATGTTACTGGAGATGCGACGGTTTGTACCATCGTGGCAAGCACAGAAGGAGAACTTCCTGATGGATTAATCAGAAAGTCTAATCCATTGACCCCCAATCAATAG
- the aroC gene encoding chorismate synthase, with protein MGNTFGKLFKITTFGESHGVALGVILEGCPAGLPIDEEKIRLEMQRRKPGQSKITTQRKEEDEIEVLSGVFEGKSTGTPIGIVIRNADQKSKDYSHIADKFRPSHADYTYFEKYGIRDYRGGGRSSARETAARVAAGAIAKQLLDHYGINLQAFVTQVGELKLEKPYQEMNLASAEDNIIRCPDPEMADKMIQLIDSVRLDRDTIGGVVTCVIQNTPAGIGEPVFDRLHAELGKAMLSINAVKGFEYGSGFEGVKMRGSDHNDTFVKEGDHIKTATNHSGGIQGGISNGEDIYFRVAFKPVATIMKDQDSVNESGESVTVSGKGRHDPCVVPRAVPIVEAMAALVIADYILLAKSNKL; from the coding sequence ATGGGTAATACATTTGGTAAGCTATTCAAGATCACCACTTTTGGTGAATCTCATGGAGTAGCTTTAGGAGTAATTTTGGAAGGCTGTCCGGCAGGACTTCCTATTGATGAAGAGAAGATTCGTCTGGAAATGCAAAGGAGAAAACCTGGACAATCCAAAATCACTACGCAACGAAAAGAAGAGGATGAAATCGAGGTGCTTTCTGGAGTTTTTGAAGGAAAATCAACTGGAACACCTATAGGGATTGTCATCCGAAATGCAGACCAAAAGAGTAAAGACTATTCTCATATTGCTGATAAATTTCGTCCCTCCCATGCAGATTACACTTATTTTGAAAAGTATGGGATTAGAGATTACCGTGGTGGAGGAAGAAGTAGTGCTCGCGAAACTGCAGCCAGAGTAGCAGCTGGAGCAATAGCTAAGCAATTGTTAGATCATTATGGCATCAATTTACAAGCATTTGTCACTCAGGTAGGCGAACTCAAACTAGAGAAACCCTATCAGGAAATGAACTTGGCTTCAGCAGAAGATAATATTATCAGATGCCCAGATCCTGAGATGGCAGACAAAATGATCCAGTTGATTGATTCGGTAAGACTTGATCGGGACACCATAGGCGGTGTCGTTACCTGTGTAATCCAAAATACTCCTGCTGGGATTGGAGAGCCTGTTTTTGATCGATTACATGCCGAACTAGGCAAAGCGATGCTTAGCATCAATGCAGTAAAAGGTTTTGAATACGGCAGTGGCTTTGAGGGTGTGAAAATGAGAGGCTCAGATCATAATGACACTTTTGTCAAAGAGGGTGACCATATCAAAACAGCGACGAATCATTCTGGCGGAATCCAAGGTGGAATTTCCAACGGAGAAGATATTTATTTCCGTGTGGCTTTCAAACCAGTGGCAACGATTATGAAAGATCAGGACTCTGTCAATGAGTCTGGAGAATCTGTAACCGTTTCGGGTAAAGGTCGACATGATCCCTGTGTAGTGCCAAGAGCGGTACCGATTGTGGAAGCAATGGCGGCCTTGGTAATAGCTGATTATATATTATTGGCAAAAAGCAATAAACTGTAA